One genomic region from Prevotella sp. Rep29 encodes:
- the rplQ gene encoding 50S ribosomal protein L17 gives MRHGKKFNHLGRTADHRHAMLANMAISLIMHKRITTTLAKAKALKKYVEPLITRCKEDTTNSRRVVFSYLQNKEALKELFSNVAAKVGDRPGGYTRIIKLGHRQGDAADICFIELVDFDENMAKTPKAAKKTRRSRRSTKAETPKVEEAPVAEEVKEEAPVAEEVKEETPAEEAKAE, from the coding sequence ATGAGACACGGAAAGAAATTCAATCATCTGGGTCGTACTGCAGACCATCGTCATGCCATGCTTGCAAATATGGCTATCTCGTTGATTATGCACAAAAGAATCACTACGACCCTCGCTAAGGCAAAAGCCCTCAAGAAGTATGTAGAGCCCCTTATCACACGCTGCAAGGAAGATACAACCAACTCCCGCCGCGTTGTGTTCAGCTATCTGCAGAACAAGGAAGCTCTGAAAGAACTTTTCAGCAACGTAGCAGCAAAAGTCGGAGACCGTCCCGGTGGATACACCCGTATCATCAAGCTCGGTCATCGTCAAGGCGATGCTGCTGATATCTGTTTCATCGAGCTTGTTGACTTCGACGAGAACATGGCTAAGACACCGAAGGCTGCTAAGAAGACTCGTCGTAGCCGCCGGTCAACCAAGGCAGAGACTCCTAAAGTAGAGGAAGCTCCTGTTGCTGAAGAGGTAAAGGAAGAAGCTCCCGTTGCTGAAGAAGTGAAAGAGGAAACTCCTGCCGAGGAAGCCAAAGCAGAATAA
- a CDS encoding DNA-directed RNA polymerase subunit alpha, producing the protein MAILAFQKPDKVVMLEADDKFGKFEFRPLEPGFGVTIGNSLRRILLSSLEGFAINTVKIGGVEHEFSSVPGVKEDVTNIILNLKQVRFKQVVEEFENEKVSITVENSTEFKAGDIGKYLTGFEVLNPDLVICHLDAKASMQIDLTINKGRGYVLADENRDFCTDVNVLPIDSIYTPIRNVKYSVEPYRVEQKTDYDKLVLEVTTDGSIHPKDALKEAAKILIHHFMLFSDEKITLENPDLDNNQEFDEEVLHMRQLLKTRLIDMNLSVRALNCLKAADVETLGDLVQYNKTDLLKFRNFGKKSLSELDDLLEGLNLSFGTDITKYKLDKE; encoded by the coding sequence ATGGCGATATTAGCATTTCAAAAACCCGATAAAGTTGTAATGTTGGAGGCTGACGATAAGTTCGGCAAGTTTGAATTCCGTCCTTTAGAGCCAGGCTTTGGAGTTACTATTGGCAACTCCCTGCGACGCATACTTCTTTCATCGCTTGAGGGCTTTGCCATCAATACCGTCAAAATCGGCGGCGTTGAGCATGAGTTCTCTTCAGTACCAGGCGTGAAGGAAGACGTCACCAACATTATCTTGAACCTGAAGCAAGTTCGGTTCAAGCAAGTAGTAGAAGAATTCGAGAACGAAAAAGTCTCTATCACCGTTGAGAATTCCACCGAGTTCAAAGCAGGTGACATCGGCAAGTATCTGACTGGATTTGAAGTGTTAAACCCAGATTTGGTGATTTGTCATTTAGATGCGAAAGCTTCCATGCAGATAGATCTTACTATCAATAAAGGGCGCGGCTACGTGCTTGCAGACGAGAATCGTGACTTCTGCACGGATGTTAATGTACTCCCAATCGATTCTATCTACACACCGATTCGTAACGTAAAATACAGCGTTGAGCCTTATCGCGTCGAGCAGAAAACCGACTACGATAAACTCGTGCTTGAAGTTACTACGGATGGTTCCATTCACCCGAAAGACGCACTGAAAGAGGCAGCAAAAATCCTCATTCATCATTTCATGCTCTTCTCCGACGAGAAGATTACGCTTGAGAATCCTGACCTTGATAACAATCAGGAGTTCGATGAAGAGGTGCTCCACATGCGTCAGTTGCTCAAGACCCGTCTGATTGACATGAACCTCTCCGTTCGTGCCCTCAACTGTCTGAAGGCTGCTGATGTGGAGACGCTGGGAGACCTTGTTCAATACAACAAGACCGACCTCCTGAAGTTCCGCAATTTCGGCAAGAAATCGCTTTCTGAGCTTGATGATTTGCTCGAAGGTCTGAATCTGTCGTTTGGAACCGATATTACAAAGTATAAACTGGACAAGGAGTAA